In Synechococcus sp. KORDI-100, a single window of DNA contains:
- the gloB gene encoding hydroxyacylglutathione hydrolase encodes MHSALHALPVLQDNVIWIWICGGEAVVVDPAVAPPVQTWLEEQGLTLTAVLQTHHHADHIGGTPELLLRWPDAEVVAAASDRRRIPFQTISVADGDRLSVMGQDVHVIDVAAHTSHHIAFYVPNSADHEIGPVLFCGDTLFAGGCGRLFEGTPSDMFQALARLALLPAATKVCCAHEYTENNLRWAAERCPQNADIQQRYQAVKSLRVRGELSLPSTIALEQQTNLFMQAATAEELGSLRHHKDHWRAA; translated from the coding sequence ATGCACTCCGCCCTCCACGCCCTTCCGGTTCTGCAGGACAACGTGATCTGGATCTGGATCTGCGGAGGAGAGGCCGTTGTCGTGGACCCAGCCGTTGCTCCTCCTGTCCAGACGTGGCTGGAGGAGCAAGGGTTGACATTGACAGCCGTTCTCCAGACCCATCACCACGCCGATCACATCGGAGGAACCCCCGAACTGCTGCTTCGCTGGCCTGACGCAGAGGTGGTGGCAGCAGCGAGCGATCGACGCCGGATCCCGTTTCAGACCATCTCCGTCGCTGACGGTGATCGGCTGTCGGTGATGGGACAGGACGTTCACGTCATCGATGTGGCTGCTCACACCAGCCATCACATCGCCTTCTATGTCCCCAACAGCGCTGATCACGAAATCGGTCCGGTCCTGTTCTGTGGCGACACGCTCTTTGCCGGGGGCTGCGGTCGATTGTTTGAAGGGACACCGTCCGACATGTTTCAGGCCCTGGCTCGACTGGCCCTGCTACCAGCTGCCACAAAGGTGTGCTGCGCCCATGAATACACCGAGAACAATCTGCGCTGGGCTGCCGAGCGATGTCCGCAAAACGCCGACATCCAACAGCGCTACCAGGCGGTGAAGAGCCTGCGTGTGCGGGGCGAGCTCAGCCTGCCCAGCACGATCGCCCTGGAGCAGCAGACCAATCTGTTCATGCAGGCTGCGACGGCCGAAGAGCTGGGGAGCTTGCGCCATCACAAGGATCACTGGCGCGCAGCCTGA
- a CDS encoding ABC transporter ATP-binding protein, with translation MRGDHRVSPLSTTPPPVIPPPVELRDLWHRFDGAGQSWTLKGIDLKLAAGELLGLLGPSGCGKTTLLRLIAGFERPSRGSVHLQQGLVAGDGRWVPPERRGVGMVFQDYALFPHLNAWQNACFGLRPGQDVSRARWLLELLGLADLEERFSHQLSGGQRQRLALARALAPAPAVVLMDEPLSNLDVEVRLRLRGELTSVLKLCGASGLIVTHDPGEALAICDRVAVMNDGRFDQCAEPRQLVQDPSTPFVGRFVLQANLLPVISRSSETLHCALGSMRAHHSGQATLPPGAGSVLVDPAAISLDVDSSAKACVMGREFLGEGWQYRVQLDSQSVRVNLPLDQDHPRGTRCRLGLRPEASVVLFPERIRLRASDPCDGASSPALRPSQPA, from the coding sequence ATGAGAGGCGATCATCGCGTTTCGCCGTTGTCCACCACACCTCCGCCGGTCATACCGCCACCGGTGGAGCTTCGCGACCTCTGGCATCGGTTTGACGGGGCTGGCCAGAGCTGGACGCTGAAGGGAATCGATCTGAAGCTGGCCGCCGGTGAGTTGCTGGGTCTGCTCGGTCCGTCGGGTTGCGGCAAGACCACGCTTCTGCGTCTGATCGCCGGATTTGAGAGGCCCTCCCGTGGCAGTGTTCACCTTCAGCAGGGCCTTGTGGCGGGTGACGGTCGCTGGGTCCCACCGGAACGCCGCGGTGTGGGAATGGTCTTTCAGGACTACGCCCTCTTCCCCCACCTGAATGCCTGGCAGAACGCCTGTTTCGGTCTGAGGCCTGGTCAGGATGTCAGCCGTGCTCGCTGGTTGCTTGAGCTGCTCGGATTGGCGGATCTGGAGGAACGGTTCTCCCATCAGCTGTCAGGGGGGCAACGGCAGCGTCTGGCGCTGGCCAGGGCTTTGGCACCGGCGCCCGCCGTTGTCCTGATGGACGAACCGCTGTCCAACCTCGATGTCGAGGTGCGTCTAAGGCTGCGTGGAGAGCTCACATCGGTCCTGAAGCTCTGTGGAGCCAGTGGCCTGATCGTCACGCACGATCCTGGAGAGGCGCTGGCGATCTGTGATCGCGTGGCGGTGATGAATGACGGCCGTTTTGATCAGTGCGCTGAGCCGCGACAGCTTGTTCAGGACCCATCAACGCCTTTTGTCGGACGCTTTGTGCTGCAGGCCAACCTGCTCCCGGTGATCTCCCGCTCATCAGAGACGCTGCATTGCGCCCTGGGTTCCATGCGGGCACACCATTCCGGCCAGGCGACGCTTCCTCCGGGGGCTGGGTCGGTGCTTGTCGATCCAGCCGCCATCAGCCTCGATGTCGACAGCTCAGCCAAAGCCTGTGTGATGGGTCGTGAATTTCTCGGTGAGGGATGGCAGTACCGGGTTCAGCTCGACTCGCAGAGCGTGAGGGTGAATCTTCCCCTCGACCAGGACCATCCCCGCGGGACCCGTTGCCGATTGGGTCTGCGGCCCGAAGCATCCGTTGTGTTGTTTCCTGAGCGGATCAGGCTGCGCGCCAGTGATCCTTGTGATGGCGCAAGCTCCCCAGCTCTTCGGCCGTCGCAGCCTGCATGA
- a CDS encoding Rid family detoxifying hydrolase, whose amino-acid sequence MSARAITTSSAPAPVGPYNQAVLAGGWLYCSGQIPIDPATGSMVGNGDVTAETRQVLNNLIAVLKEAGANPSQVVRCTVYLTDLGDFQTVNALYAEVFGEGVSPARACVEVSALPKGSRVEIDCIAWLGSDATAA is encoded by the coding sequence ATGTCCGCTCGAGCGATCACGACGTCCTCAGCCCCTGCGCCGGTTGGTCCCTACAACCAGGCTGTGCTGGCGGGTGGTTGGCTGTACTGCTCAGGACAGATCCCGATTGATCCGGCCACGGGATCGATGGTGGGCAACGGGGATGTGACGGCAGAGACACGCCAGGTGCTGAACAATCTGATCGCCGTTCTCAAGGAAGCTGGCGCCAACCCCAGCCAGGTGGTGCGCTGCACTGTCTACCTGACGGATCTTGGAGACTTCCAGACGGTGAATGCGCTGTACGCCGAGGTTTTCGGAGAGGGCGTCAGTCCCGCCAGAGCATGCGTGGAGGTGTCGGCTCTTCCGAAAGGCTCCCGCGTTGAGATTGACTGCATTGCCTGGCTTGGATCCGACGCAACCGCCGCTTGA